GCTGGCCGTGCCGCTGAAATCGTATATTCAGCCGCTGCTGATCATGACGGCGATTCCGTTCGGCATCCTCGGCGCGATCCTCGGTCATTGGCTCAACGATCTGACTCTGGGCATCCTGTCGCTTAACGGCATCATTGCCCTGAGCGGCGTGGTGGTGAACGACAGCCTGCTGCTGGTCTCCACCTTCAACGAGCTGCGCAGCGACACCGAGCATCTGCATGAAGCGATCAGCGAAGCGTGCCGCAGCCGTCTGCGCGCCGTGCTGCTGACCTCGCTGACCACCTTCGGCGGGTTGGTGCCACTGATCAGTGAAACGTCGCGACAGGCGCAATTCCTGATTCCGGCGGCGGTTTCTCTTGCCTACGGCATCATGTTTGCTACAGTGATCACATTGATTCTGATCCCGACCCTGCTGATGATTCACCACGATGTGGTCACGCTGCTGGCCCGCGTGAAGCAGTTCTTTTTCCCGAGCAACGAGCCCAGCCATGCTGAATGTATTACTGATTGAAGACGATCTCGACTTGGCCGAGACCGTCATCGACTTCCTTGATCTGGAACAGATCCGCTGCGACTACGCCAGCAACGGCCTGTCCGGCTTACAGTTGATGACGGACCATCACTACGATGCCATCCTGCTCGATCTCAATCTGCCGCGGCTTGACGGTCTCAGCGTCTGTCAGAAAGCGCGCAGCCAGGGTAATGACACGCCGATCCTCATGCTCACTGCCCGCGATCAGCTGGATGACAAGCTGGCCGGGTTTCAGGCCGGAACCGACGATTATCTGGTCAAACCGTTTGAGTTGCAGGAGCTGGTGGTGCGGTTGCAAGCCTTGGCGCGCCGTCGCAGTGGCCAGTCCCAGATTCTGCGCTGCGCCGACCTGGAAATGAATGTGACCGAACATACGACGA
This is a stretch of genomic DNA from uncultured Desulfuromonas sp.. It encodes these proteins:
- a CDS encoding response regulator transcription factor, which codes for MLNVLLIEDDLDLAETVIDFLDLEQIRCDYASNGLSGLQLMTDHHYDAILLDLNLPRLDGLSVCQKARSQGNDTPILMLTARDQLDDKLAGFQAGTDDYLVKPFELQELVVRLQALARRRSGQSQILRCADLEMNVTEHTTTRAGIALKLSPIGWQLLERLLRASPAMVTKQTLLESVWGENLPDSNSFKVHLHNLRKSVDTPFATPLIHTLPGQGFILKDHRHEVPPQS